GCCGGTCCACCGCGTAGGCCAGCGACGCAACGCCGAGGCCGAGCACGGCCAGGGCCGCGCCGGCCAGGGCCGGGGAGGTGACCCCGAAGCCCGCGGCCAGGGCGAGGCCGCCGATCCAGGCGCCGCCGGCGTTGGCGAGGTTGAAGGCGGCCTGGTTGGCGGAGGAGGCCAGGGACGGGGCCGACGCGGCCTTGTCCATGACCATCAGCTGGAGCGGGGAGCCGGTGGCGAAGGCCGCCATGCCGAGCAGGATCACGGCGACGGCGGCAGTGAGTTCCGTGCGCATCAGCAGCGGGAACAGCGCCAGCACCGCCAGCAGAGCGCCCAGGCCGCCGAACAGCGTGCCCCGCAGGGAGTGGTCGGCCAGACGGCCGCCCAGCAGGTTGCCCGCGGTCGCGCCGACACCGAAGAGGGCCAGCAGCAGGGTGACGCTGGCGTCGGCGTAGCCGGCGGCGTCCGTGAGCATGGGCGTGATGTAGCTGTAGGCCGCGAAGAGGGCGCCGAAGCCCGCGACCGTCGTGCCGAGCGACAGCCAGACCGGGACGGAGCGCAGGGCGGCCAGTTCGCCGCGCAGGCCGTTGGCGGTGGCGTGCTCGTGGTCGTGCGGGATCAGGAACGCGAGCGCGGCGATCGCCGCCAGGCCGATGGCGCTGACGCCGAGGAAGGTCGCCCGCCAGCCGAGCTGCTGGCCCATGAGGGTCGCGACGGGCACACCCACGACGTTCGCGACCGTCAGGCCGAGGAACATCAGGGAGACCGAGCGCGCCTTGCGTTCGGGGGCGACCATGTTCGTCGCGACGACGGCGCCGACGCCGAAGAAGGCGCCGTGCGGCAGACCGCTCAGGAAGCGGGCCGCCAGCAGCCAGCCGTTGTCGGGGGCGAGGGCCGACAGCGCGTTGCCCGCGACGAACAGCCCCATCAGCCCGATCAGGACGGTGCGGCGGGACATCCGGGCGGTGACCGCGGCCAGCAGCGGGGCGCCGATGACGACGCCCAGCGCGTACGCCGACACCAGGTGGCCGGCGCTGGGTATGGAGATGTTCAGGTCGGCCGCGACGTCGGGCAGCAGCCCCATCATCACGAACTCGGTCGTACCGATGCCGAAGGCGCCCACGGCGAGGGCGAGCAGGGCCAGGGGCATGAGGGAGCCTTTCGAGACTTGCGGTGTTTCGTACTTCGTGACTTCGTATGTTCAAGTACGGAACAAAGTCTCGCAGGCCGACTATTCCGCGAGGCCTCCGGGAAGTGAAGCCTCGGTTGCCAATTCCTGCCGGACTGGCCCTGAGCTGCGGTTTTCCTCAGCCGCCTGTGGTGACACTCACACGGGCCGCGACGGGCAGATGGTCGCTGCCGGTCTGCGGGAGCGTCCAGGAGCTCTCCGGCTTCAGGCCCCTGACCATGATCTGGTCGATGCGCGCCATCGGGAACGACGCCGGC
The genomic region above belongs to Streptomyces coeruleorubidus and contains:
- a CDS encoding MFS transporter — translated: MPLALLALAVGAFGIGTTEFVMMGLLPDVAADLNISIPSAGHLVSAYALGVVIGAPLLAAVTARMSRRTVLIGLMGLFVAGNALSALAPDNGWLLAARFLSGLPHGAFFGVGAVVATNMVAPERKARSVSLMFLGLTVANVVGVPVATLMGQQLGWRATFLGVSAIGLAAIAALAFLIPHDHEHATANGLRGELAALRSVPVWLSLGTTVAGFGALFAAYSYITPMLTDAAGYADASVTLLLALFGVGATAGNLLGGRLADHSLRGTLFGGLGALLAVLALFPLLMRTELTAAVAVILLGMAAFATGSPLQLMVMDKAASAPSLASSANQAAFNLANAGGAWIGGLALAAGFGVTSPALAGAALAVLGLGVASLAYAVDRRSAPAAGRERVVASHVPQEAEAVHH